The proteins below are encoded in one region of Paenibacillus albus:
- a CDS encoding ATPase has protein sequence MFKLGQRVIILSDLFEQGLPVGEYGYIIAYDRNADNAFDYVIRVPKANRNFYVPAADVELEEVLMRLEVDRLEREALIDFALATHNEELFKRIMNGDIEDAEEEEIEGEPQTREEFIRQVHLKAWI, from the coding sequence ATGTTTAAGCTAGGCCAGCGTGTAATCATATTGTCGGACCTTTTTGAACAAGGGCTTCCGGTAGGGGAATATGGCTATATCATCGCGTATGACCGCAATGCGGACAACGCGTTCGACTATGTAATTCGAGTTCCGAAGGCGAACCGTAATTTCTACGTGCCTGCTGCAGATGTGGAGCTGGAGGAAGTGCTCATGCGGCTTGAGGTAGATCGGTTGGAGAGGGAAGCGCTCATCGACTTTGCATTGGCCACACATAATGAGGAGCTGTTCAAGCGCATTATGAACGGTGACATCGAGGATGCCGAAGAGGAAGAAATCGAAGGCGAGCCTCAGACGCGTGAAGAATTTATTCGCCAAGTGCATCTGAAGGCTTGGATTTAA
- a CDS encoding ABC transporter permease — MTMGIRQWFVLYRKEQLELVRSYKLLWVPLVFILYGAMQPVMSYFLPDILAHAGNLPPGAVISIPKPTASEVMAQTLGQFNTIGLLILSLSVMGIISAERSSGLTSMILVKPISYLSFVAAKWAAMALLVIIAFAGGFGAALYYTTALFDSVDWLNSLYAYLLFSLWLCLAGSLTIFFSSWLRSGAAAAACSLGVAALLALTASAFPHALAFSPGMLPQLAYSQYGAAASEGHLAASVATTIVLILALQFAASTLLRRRPSIDAL; from the coding sequence GACAATGGGGATAAGGCAGTGGTTCGTCCTTTACCGTAAGGAACAGCTGGAGCTGGTCCGCAGCTATAAGCTGTTATGGGTGCCGCTTGTGTTTATTCTGTATGGCGCGATGCAGCCGGTCATGTCTTATTTTCTGCCGGACATCCTTGCTCACGCCGGTAATTTGCCGCCTGGGGCTGTTATTTCGATTCCTAAGCCGACGGCTTCCGAAGTGATGGCTCAGACGCTGGGGCAGTTCAATACGATCGGGCTTCTCATTCTGTCGCTCTCGGTCATGGGCATCATCTCGGCAGAGCGATCAAGCGGACTGACTAGCATGATTCTTGTCAAACCCATTTCCTATCTCTCTTTCGTTGCGGCAAAATGGGCAGCGATGGCGCTGCTCGTCATCATCGCCTTCGCAGGCGGCTTCGGCGCTGCTCTGTACTATACGACTGCATTATTTGATTCCGTCGATTGGCTGAACAGCCTGTATGCCTATCTTCTGTTCAGCCTCTGGCTCTGCCTCGCGGGCTCGCTGACGATATTCTTCAGCTCGTGGCTGCGAAGCGGAGCGGCTGCAGCGGCTTGCTCGCTTGGCGTGGCGGCGCTGCTCGCGCTAACTGCTTCTGCATTTCCGCATGCACTCGCGTTTAGCCCGGGAATGCTGCCGCAATTGGCGTATTCGCAGTATGGCGCTGCAGCAAGCGAAGGACACCTCGCGGCAAGCGTCGCGACTACGATAGTCCTCATACTTGCGCTGCAGTTCGCAGCATCCACACTGCTTCGCAGACGCCCTTCAATTGATGCACTCTAG